The Deinococcus sedimenti genomic sequence CCTCCCAAGGTGAACACCAAGCAGGTTGATCCGCGCTGGAAGCAAGAGTACGGGGCTGCGAGGAAGTGCGTTGAATCTGCTTTCTCCGTCCTAGTGGGTGCCGGGCTGCGCTGGGGACAGGTCAAGACCTATCTCAGTCTGCGATTGAAGGTCGCGCTGGGCGTCCTGGCACACAACCTGAAATTCATTCACCTCAGTGACTCAGTCTCGGTCTAAGAGGCACAGGCACGCCGACTATCGGTCACGTCAGGTCGCCGCGCGGCAACGCGATAGGCTCAGCTATGCGCGTATGGCGGGCAGGACCGAACTTCCGGCGATTATGGATCGCAAGTACGAGCGCCAATATGGGGGACGGCATCGGCAAAGCAGCACTGCCGCTGCTCGTTGTGTCCATCTCCCGCGACCCTATCGTCGTCGCCAGCCTCTTGACCTTTGCTTCGCTCCCCCGCCTGGTGTTCACGCTTCCGTTCGGTGCCCTCATTGATCGGCTCGACCGCCGCACTCTGCTCATCGTTGCCCACACCGTCCGTGGAGTGCTGCTCGGCCTGCTCGCACTCGCCGTCTTCACGGGACACCTCACCGTTACCCTCTTATACGGACTCGCTTTCGTCCTCGGCACGGCGGAGACGCTCGCGGACGGGACTGCCGAGACCTTGGTGCCGGTGCTTGTTGAGAACGAGCATCTTGAGGACGCCAATGGCGCGCTGTACGCCACGAGCGTGACGAGTAATGAGTTCGTCGGTCCACCGGTTGGGGGTCTGCTGTTCGCCGCCTTTCCTAGCCTGCCATTTCTTGTGAACGCTCTGGGCTTTCTCGGCAGTACGGCGCTCATCTCCACCCTACCCAGTCAACCCGCACGTCACGCTTTACCTCGCGAATTGTGGTGGCGCGAAGTGGTGGACGGCTTGAAGTGGCTGTGGTCGCACACGCTCCTGCGTTCTGTGGCGTTGCTGATGGCGCTCACGACGCTGCTCGACGCGGCCGTGTTTGCGCTATTCGTGCTCTTTGCGACGGCTCTCCCTGGCGTGGGTTCAGTGGGTTATGGTCTGCTACTCACGGTGGGTGCGGTCGGGCACATTCTCGGCAGCTTGTTGTCGCCGTATGTCTCACGGCGCTTCGGAGCTGGGCGGACTGTACTCGGCTCCGTGTTCGTCCTGGGGCTCATATACCTCGGCTTGAGCTGGGTCCATGCCCCGCTGCTCCTGGCGGCGCTGTTGATGCTCGACGGACTCAACCTGGGTTTGTCTGGGGTCGTGAGGGTGTCACTTCGTCAACAACTCGTGCCGCCGGACCTGCGGGGAAGGGTGGGCGGGGCGTACCGTTTCGTGGTTTCCTGCGCCGCCCCGCTCGGCGCGTTTCTAGGGGGGATGGTGGGTCAAACCCTGGGCTTGCGCGAGACCTTTGCGATCGCAGGTGGGTTGGCCCTCGTAGTCGCGGTGCTTTTCGTCGGTCGTGTCAACAATCGAGCAATTGCTCGCGCTGAGCAACAAGTGGGAGCCCAGACAGCGCAGTCCTAGCATCTGTTGGCAGGGAATCTGCTCCCCCTCACCTCGCTCTGTCAACCCCTATTCGCGGTAAATGGCAAAAGGCCATTCAAAAATTCGTTGAAATTTAAGTGAATATTTTTACTTGACTCCCACATGCCTTGAACATTTTTAGAATCGAAAGACCTGTGAAGTGCTAAACAGGCCTCAGTCAAGGTACTCCATCGGCCAGCCAGATTACTCCCTGGCACTCCCGGGTAATCACGAACAAAAGCCTCCAAGATGGAGATTCCAGCATCAGGTGCAGCGCTCATAATTTCAGCTGTCAAAGAAAGAGGTGACTCCAAATAAGTCAATGCGCTTAAAACAATGGGTTTATCCTCTTCCCTGTAATCGTAGAACTTCCTCAGCTCATGACGAAAAGTATCAACAGGCGGCAATTGATCGACTGCACCAGAATCACCAGCCAATCTTCTCAAAGCCATAAAGCGCGCCGTAATCTCAGGAGAAACGCCAGTTTTCATAATGTGTCCTTA encodes the following:
- a CDS encoding MFS transporter, which codes for MRVWRAGPNFRRLWIASTSANMGDGIGKAALPLLVVSISRDPIVVASLLTFASLPRLVFTLPFGALIDRLDRRTLLIVAHTVRGVLLGLLALAVFTGHLTVTLLYGLAFVLGTAETLADGTAETLVPVLVENEHLEDANGALYATSVTSNEFVGPPVGGLLFAAFPSLPFLVNALGFLGSTALISTLPSQPARHALPRELWWREVVDGLKWLWSHTLLRSVALLMALTTLLDAAVFALFVLFATALPGVGSVGYGLLLTVGAVGHILGSLLSPYVSRRFGAGRTVLGSVFVLGLIYLGLSWVHAPLLLAALLMLDGLNLGLSGVVRVSLRQQLVPPDLRGRVGGAYRFVVSCAAPLGAFLGGMVGQTLGLRETFAIAGGLALVVAVLFVGRVNNRAIARAEQQVGAQTAQS